One region of Gammaproteobacteria bacterium genomic DNA includes:
- the yhcX gene encoding Hydrolase YhcX gives MAKSEKTHQKKSEDLSTAQTKRNAKKNLSHKLILRNTQLNDYSDIKKIMDRVYADLGGAWSAEQFASQIARFPEGQLCIEDNGKVIAAAISLIVDYKRWGDKHTYKEITGDGYLTTHDPNGDTLYGADIFVHSDYRDMRLGRRLYDARKELCERMNLRAMVAGGRIPGYQKYAKKLTPLQYIEQVKNKEIYDPILSFQLANDFHVRKIITDYEPNDQDSHAYATLLEWNNIYYEEKKKPLGTAKSVIRIGAVQWQMRSVNSFAEFRQQIEYFVDAVAGYKSDFCLFPEFFSAPLMAQFKQSSAAQSIRDLSSYTEQIREELIRLALAYNIHIIAGSLPEYREHILYNVSFLCRRDGTWDAQYKLHVTPDEKAYWGVKGGEELKVFDTDVGRIGILICYDVEFPELPRLLADQGMTILFVPYWTDTKNAYLRVRRCAQARAIENECYVVITGSIGNLPNVENMDIQYSQAAIFTPSDFAFPHDAIAAEATPNTEMTLIADLDIEALKEIRIQGSVRNFRDRRLDLYHLKWIKR, from the coding sequence ATGGCAAAATCTGAAAAAACTCATCAAAAAAAAAGTGAAGATTTATCCACAGCGCAAACCAAACGTAACGCAAAAAAAAATCTTAGTCACAAACTCATCCTTCGTAATACCCAATTAAATGATTATAGCGATATCAAAAAAATCATGGATCGGGTCTATGCCGATCTAGGAGGTGCTTGGAGCGCAGAACAATTTGCCTCACAGATTGCACGCTTTCCTGAAGGACAATTATGTATCGAAGATAATGGAAAGGTTATTGCTGCTGCCATTAGTTTGATCGTGGATTATAAACGCTGGGGAGATAAACACACTTACAAGGAAATTACGGGTGATGGTTATCTTACCACTCATGATCCAAATGGCGATACTCTTTATGGCGCGGATATTTTTGTTCATTCTGATTATAGAGACATGCGTTTGGGTCGGCGTCTCTATGATGCCCGTAAGGAACTTTGCGAACGCATGAATCTGCGTGCCATGGTAGCTGGGGGACGTATTCCAGGGTATCAAAAATATGCCAAAAAACTTACGCCTTTACAATATATTGAACAAGTTAAAAATAAAGAAATTTACGATCCGATTTTATCATTTCAACTTGCCAATGATTTTCATGTCCGCAAGATTATCACTGACTACGAACCCAATGATCAGGATTCTCACGCCTACGCCACTTTATTAGAATGGAATAATATTTATTACGAGGAAAAGAAAAAACCACTGGGTACCGCTAAATCAGTGATACGAATTGGTGCAGTCCAATGGCAAATGCGGTCAGTTAATTCATTTGCTGAATTTCGTCAGCAAATCGAATATTTTGTTGACGCAGTGGCGGGTTATAAATCTGATTTTTGCCTTTTCCCTGAGTTTTTTTCTGCCCCGCTGATGGCGCAATTTAAGCAAAGCAGCGCGGCGCAAAGTATTCGTGACCTCTCCAGTTATACCGAGCAGATTCGTGAAGAACTGATTCGTTTGGCTTTGGCCTATAACATTCACATTATCGCCGGCAGCTTACCCGAGTACCGCGAACACATTTTATACAACGTGTCGTTTCTTTGCAGACGTGATGGTACCTGGGACGCTCAATACAAACTTCATGTCACGCCCGATGAAAAGGCATACTGGGGTGTTAAAGGCGGGGAAGAACTGAAAGTGTTTGATACCGATGTCGGTCGTATCGGTATACTCATCTGTTATGACGTAGAATTTCCTGAATTACCTCGGCTTCTGGCCGATCAAGGCATGACTATTCTCTTTGTTCCGTATTGGACCGATACCAAGAATGCTTATCTCCGAGTACGGCGTTGCGCCCAGGCGCGCGCCATAGAAAACGAATGTTACGTCGTTATCACCGGCAGTATTGGTAATTTACCGAATGTCGAGAATATGGATATTCAGTATTCGCAGGCAGCCATCTTTACCCCTTCCGACTTTGCTTTTCCTCATGACGCAATTGCTGCCGAAGCTACTCCCAATACTGAAATGACCCTGATTGCCGATCTTGACATCGAAGCCTTAAAGGAAATTCGTATCCAGGGCAGTGTACGCAATTTTAGAGATCGCCGTCTGGATCTGTATCATCTAAAATGGATTAAGCGCTGA